One genomic region from Streptomyces venezuelae encodes:
- a CDS encoding carbon-nitrogen hydrolase family protein, which yields MIVAATQFAPVAGDVEANVRTIAGLVRAAGAEGARVVVFAELCLGGYEPSLIRDTPALVLTEDDPRLEPVRDACREVSAAAVVNGPVRTADGRTGVTTLVIGPDGGLLARYDKRNLYGIEKEVFAPGTADGRFTLDGIRFATATCYDNRFPDLAERAAADNCTVYLASSVLTADNDSFETVYPVRARDFGLYVVLANVLGPNEDGVGGGAAGVWGPDGGRIADAGPEKQGFVLAEVG from the coding sequence ATGATCGTCGCAGCCACTCAGTTCGCCCCGGTCGCCGGGGACGTCGAAGCCAATGTCCGTACGATCGCCGGGCTCGTCCGGGCCGCCGGGGCCGAGGGCGCCCGGGTGGTCGTCTTCGCCGAGCTCTGCCTCGGCGGGTACGAACCCTCGCTGATCCGGGACACGCCCGCTCTCGTCCTCACCGAGGACGACCCGCGTCTTGAACCGGTACGGGACGCCTGCCGGGAGGTCTCGGCGGCGGCCGTGGTCAACGGGCCCGTGCGGACGGCCGACGGGCGGACCGGGGTCACCACGCTGGTGATCGGGCCCGACGGCGGGCTCCTCGCCCGCTACGACAAGCGGAACCTGTACGGGATCGAGAAGGAGGTCTTCGCGCCGGGCACGGCCGACGGGCGGTTCACGCTCGACGGGATCCGGTTCGCGACGGCCACGTGCTACGACAACCGCTTCCCGGACCTGGCCGAACGGGCGGCCGCGGACAACTGCACGGTGTATCTGGCGAGTTCGGTGCTCACCGCCGACAACGACTCGTTCGAGACGGTCTATCCGGTACGGGCCCGGGACTTCGGTCTGTACGTGGTGCTCGCCAATGTCCTCGGGCCCAACGAGGACGGCGTGGGCGGCGGCGCCGCCGGGGTCTGGGGTCCGGACGGCGGGCGGATCGCCGACGCGGGCCCGGAGAAGCAGGGGTTCGTGCTCGCCGAGGTCGGCTGA
- a CDS encoding TetR/AcrR family transcriptional regulator — protein sequence MVRARSEERRAEILRAALEVIAERGYRGATLGSVAERVGLTQQGLLHYFPTKEALLIAVLEERDRWDTSGGRDREGWRLDLLESLVEYNAMRPGIVQTFSALLGESITDEHPARAFFTERYTQVRANMAQVLRLEFGDRLPSGLSPERAAPLLTAVMDGLQYQWLLDPSAVDMPAAFRDFLHLLHGGAERP from the coding sequence ATGGTGCGGGCCAGAAGCGAGGAGCGGCGGGCGGAGATCCTGCGCGCCGCCCTCGAAGTGATCGCCGAGCGCGGCTACCGGGGCGCGACCCTCGGCTCCGTCGCCGAGCGCGTCGGACTGACGCAGCAGGGGCTGCTGCACTACTTCCCGACGAAGGAGGCCCTGCTCATCGCGGTCCTGGAGGAGCGCGACCGCTGGGACACGAGCGGCGGCCGGGACCGTGAGGGCTGGCGGCTCGACCTGCTCGAATCGCTCGTCGAGTACAACGCGATGCGGCCCGGGATCGTGCAGACCTTCTCCGCGCTGCTCGGCGAGAGCATCACGGACGAGCACCCGGCGCGCGCCTTCTTCACCGAGCGCTACACGCAGGTGCGGGCCAACATGGCGCAGGTGCTGCGCCTGGAGTTCGGCGACCGGCTGCCGAGCGGGCTGAGCCCGGAGCGGGCGGCGCCGCTCCTGACGGCGGTGATGGACGGGCTCCAGTACCAGTGGCTCCTGGACCCCTCGGCGGTGGACATGCCGGCCGCCTTCCGGGACTTCCTGCACCTGCTGCACGGGGGCGCGGAGCGGCCGTAG
- a CDS encoding glycoside hydrolase family 3 protein: protein MAENSAETARNAAVEAALGKLDLDTKTRLLGGQDMWSLPALPEIGLKSLVMSDGPIGVRGVRWTADDPSAALPSPTALAAAWDPGLARRAGRLLAQEARRKGVHVLLAPTVNLHRSPLGGRHFEAYSEDPYLTGEIGTGYVQGVQDGGVGTTVKHFVANDAETDRFTVDNKVAARPLRELYLAPFEAIVKNAHPWGIMTAYNQVNGVTMTEHHHLVNEVLRGEWGFDGCNVSDWMAARSTTGDIEGGLDVAMPGPQTVYGGALAAAVRAGEVEESAVDAAVRNVLRLAARVGALEGAPAVVTEHPAAIDGDALAREIARRGFVLVRNENEALPLKSGTVALSGAAARDARVLGGGSAQVFPDHVVSPLAGLTAALPDGALTFTIGADPSEELTPADQGFTLRARCRDAEGRVLGEGSLPNGQVQWIGDDLPAGVTHEALASIEVLGTFTPRESGEHSFGTRGLGAFTLTIGGVPVFDGVQAMGPETDPFEAFFGSPVERAKVALTAGETVEVSLLHTLDKEFAAPLPAVMFSFVHLGPRRDPDELITEAVEAARAADTAVVVVATTERVESEGFDRKDLALPGRQDDLVRAVAAANPNTVVVVNAGSPVEMPWREDVAAILLSWFPGQEGGDALADVLTGAEEPGGRLPTTWPAALADVPVTEVTPTEGVLDYSEGVFIGYRAWDKAGAAPAYAFGHGLGYTTWSYDSLTAAPGTVTVRLTNTGDRTGREVVQIYLVPVSDTVERPARWLAAFAGVEAAPGETVETEIALPRRAFEIWDEEKNDWAFVPGAYEVVAAHSLVDARLTATLEI, encoded by the coding sequence ATGGCGGAGAACAGCGCGGAGACCGCGCGGAACGCGGCCGTCGAGGCGGCGCTCGGCAAGCTCGACCTGGACACCAAGACGCGGCTGCTCGGCGGCCAGGACATGTGGTCCCTGCCCGCCCTGCCGGAGATCGGCCTGAAGTCCCTGGTCATGTCCGACGGACCCATCGGCGTCCGCGGCGTCCGCTGGACCGCCGACGACCCGTCCGCCGCCCTGCCGTCCCCGACCGCGCTCGCCGCCGCGTGGGACCCCGGGCTCGCCCGCCGCGCCGGCCGGCTCCTCGCGCAGGAGGCCCGCCGCAAGGGCGTCCACGTCCTCCTCGCGCCCACCGTCAACCTGCACCGCTCGCCCCTCGGCGGCCGCCACTTCGAGGCGTACAGCGAGGACCCGTACCTCACCGGCGAGATCGGCACCGGCTACGTCCAGGGCGTCCAGGACGGCGGCGTCGGCACCACCGTCAAGCACTTCGTCGCCAACGACGCCGAGACCGACCGCTTCACCGTCGACAACAAGGTCGCCGCCCGCCCGCTCCGCGAGCTCTACCTCGCCCCCTTCGAGGCCATCGTCAAGAACGCCCACCCCTGGGGCATCATGACCGCCTACAACCAGGTCAACGGCGTGACGATGACCGAGCACCACCACCTCGTCAACGAGGTCCTGCGCGGCGAATGGGGCTTCGACGGCTGCAACGTCTCCGACTGGATGGCCGCCCGCTCCACCACCGGCGACATCGAGGGCGGCCTCGACGTCGCCATGCCCGGCCCGCAGACCGTCTACGGCGGGGCCCTGGCCGCCGCCGTCCGCGCCGGCGAGGTCGAGGAGTCCGCCGTCGACGCGGCCGTACGCAACGTCCTGCGGCTCGCCGCCCGCGTCGGCGCCCTCGAAGGCGCCCCGGCGGTCGTCACCGAGCACCCCGCCGCCATCGACGGCGACGCCCTCGCCCGCGAGATCGCCCGCCGCGGCTTCGTCCTCGTCCGCAACGAGAACGAAGCCCTGCCCCTCAAGAGCGGCACGGTCGCCCTCTCCGGCGCCGCCGCCCGCGACGCCCGCGTCCTCGGCGGCGGCTCCGCCCAGGTCTTCCCCGACCACGTCGTCTCCCCGCTCGCCGGCCTCACCGCCGCCCTCCCCGACGGCGCGCTCACCTTCACGATCGGCGCCGACCCCAGCGAGGAACTCACCCCCGCCGACCAGGGCTTCACCCTCCGCGCCCGCTGCCGCGACGCCGAGGGCCGGGTCCTCGGCGAGGGCTCCCTGCCCAACGGCCAGGTCCAGTGGATCGGCGACGACCTGCCCGCCGGCGTCACCCACGAGGCCCTCGCCTCCATCGAGGTCCTCGGCACCTTCACCCCGCGCGAGTCCGGCGAGCACTCCTTCGGCACCCGCGGCCTCGGCGCCTTCACCCTCACCATCGGCGGTGTCCCGGTCTTCGACGGCGTCCAGGCGATGGGCCCCGAGACCGACCCCTTCGAGGCCTTCTTCGGCTCCCCGGTCGAGCGCGCCAAGGTCGCGCTCACCGCGGGCGAGACCGTCGAGGTCTCCCTCCTCCACACCCTCGACAAGGAGTTCGCGGCGCCGTTGCCGGCCGTCATGTTCTCCTTCGTCCACCTCGGTCCGCGCCGTGACCCCGACGAACTGATCACCGAAGCCGTCGAGGCGGCCCGCGCCGCCGACACCGCCGTCGTGGTCGTCGCCACCACCGAGCGCGTCGAGTCCGAGGGCTTCGACCGCAAGGACCTCGCCCTCCCCGGCCGCCAGGACGATCTCGTACGGGCCGTCGCCGCCGCCAACCCGAACACCGTCGTCGTCGTCAACGCCGGCTCCCCGGTCGAGATGCCGTGGCGCGAGGACGTGGCCGCGATCCTGCTCAGCTGGTTCCCCGGCCAGGAGGGCGGCGACGCCCTCGCCGACGTCCTCACCGGCGCCGAGGAGCCGGGCGGCCGCCTCCCCACCACCTGGCCCGCCGCCCTCGCCGACGTCCCCGTCACCGAGGTCACGCCCACCGAGGGCGTACTCGACTACAGCGAGGGCGTCTTCATCGGTTACCGCGCCTGGGACAAGGCCGGCGCCGCCCCCGCGTACGCCTTCGGCCACGGCCTCGGCTACACGACCTGGTCGTACGACTCCCTGACCGCCGCCCCCGGGACGGTCACCGTCCGGCTCACCAACACCGGCGACCGCACCGGCCGCGAGGTCGTCCAGATCTATCTGGTGCCCGTGTCGGACACGGTGGAGCGCCCGGCACGCTGGCTCGCCGCCTTCGCGGGCGTCGAGGCCGCGCCCGGCGAGACCGTCGAGACCGAGATCGCGCTGCCCCGCCGCGCCTTCGAGATCTGGGACGAGGAGAAGAACGACTGGGCCTTCGTCCCCGGCGCCTACGAGGTCGTGGCGGCCCACTCCCTCGTGGACGCCCGCCTGACCGCCACCCTGGAGATCTGA
- a CDS encoding SGNH/GDSL hydrolase family protein, with translation MRGRRRIRTAVVSAAAALLCAGAVSGCTTGSPGAAAPAESRAPESARTPTRTPTPTPTPDSLWDVSPGSVAAVGDSVTRAFDACAVLADCPEVSWATGTDTAVNSLALRLLGPERVATRSWNLARTGARMAELPEQMAGAAAEKPELVTVMMGANDACRPTPELMTPVADFRFSFETALARLRIGAPKAQVYVSSVPDLKHLWATGRVSPAGLKVWKLGICGSMLAEAEDLGPAAERRRTAVRERVVAYNKVLEEVCAEDERCRYDGGAVFGFRFDGGQLSPWDWFHPSRDGQARLAELAYRRITKE, from the coding sequence ATGCGTGGTCGACGAAGAATCCGTACCGCCGTCGTCTCCGCTGCGGCGGCGCTGCTGTGCGCGGGGGCGGTCTCCGGCTGCACGACCGGAAGCCCGGGCGCGGCGGCTCCGGCCGAGAGCCGCGCCCCTGAGTCCGCCCGGACGCCCACCCGGACACCCACGCCGACTCCGACGCCGGACTCGCTGTGGGACGTCTCGCCCGGCTCCGTCGCCGCCGTCGGCGACTCCGTCACCCGCGCCTTCGACGCCTGCGCGGTCCTGGCGGACTGCCCCGAGGTGTCCTGGGCGACCGGGACGGACACGGCCGTCAACAGCCTGGCGCTCCGGCTGCTCGGCCCCGAGAGGGTGGCCACGCGCAGCTGGAACCTGGCGCGGACGGGGGCGCGGATGGCGGAGCTGCCCGAGCAGATGGCGGGCGCGGCGGCCGAGAAGCCGGAGCTCGTGACGGTGATGATGGGCGCCAACGACGCCTGCCGGCCGACGCCGGAACTCATGACCCCGGTCGCCGACTTCCGCTTCTCCTTCGAGACGGCGCTGGCCCGGCTGCGGATCGGCGCACCGAAGGCGCAGGTGTACGTGTCGAGCGTGCCGGACCTGAAGCACCTGTGGGCCACGGGGCGGGTCAGCCCGGCGGGGCTGAAGGTGTGGAAGCTGGGGATCTGCGGCTCGATGCTGGCGGAGGCGGAGGACCTTGGTCCGGCGGCGGAGCGGCGGCGGACGGCGGTGCGGGAGCGGGTCGTGGCGTACAACAAGGTCCTGGAGGAGGTCTGCGCCGAGGACGAGCGCTGCCGGTACGACGGCGGGGCGGTCTTCGGCTTCCGGTTCGACGGCGGGCAGTTGAGCCCGTGGGACTGGTTCCATCCGAGCCGGGACGGGCAGGCGCGGCTCGCGGAGCTCGCGTACCGGCGGATCACGAAGGAGTGA
- a CDS encoding DUF3145 domain-containing protein produces the protein MTTRGVLYVHSAPRALCPHVEWAVAGVLGARVQLDWIRQPASPGTWRAEFSWKGQTGTASKLASALRGWQMLRFEVTAEPCPTAEGERYSATPDLGIFHAVTGMHGDILIPEDRLRAALARSLQGETQLEAEVARLLGKPWDDELEPFRYAGEGAPVRWLHQVV, from the coding sequence GTGACGACACGTGGAGTCCTGTACGTACACTCCGCACCGCGCGCGCTGTGCCCGCACGTCGAATGGGCGGTCGCGGGTGTCCTCGGTGCGAGGGTCCAGCTCGACTGGATCCGCCAGCCGGCGTCCCCCGGCACCTGGAGAGCCGAGTTCTCCTGGAAGGGGCAGACCGGCACCGCCTCCAAACTCGCCTCCGCGCTGCGCGGCTGGCAGATGCTCCGCTTCGAGGTGACCGCGGAGCCCTGCCCCACCGCCGAGGGCGAGCGCTACAGCGCCACCCCCGACCTGGGCATCTTCCACGCCGTCACCGGCATGCACGGCGACATCCTGATCCCCGAGGACCGGCTGCGGGCCGCCCTGGCACGCTCCCTCCAGGGCGAGACACAACTGGAGGCCGAGGTCGCCAGACTCCTCGGAAAGCCCTGGGACGACGAACTGGAGCCCTTCCGGTACGCGGGCGAGGGCGCGCCGGTCCGCTGGCTCCACCAAGTCGTCTGA
- a CDS encoding PQQ-binding-like beta-propeller repeat protein, producing MIPERRGPATGTVALSGAAFGAAAVFLGAGVVAGEWPTGWAAAVCALVLAAVGTTVLAAAVRTAATRDSGGPSLAKTDPDPDTGPAAPGRSSFVAAVVVWAVAVLAAGVWAATSGDEDEGAGGGTAKGGPSASAPTSPSSLDAAPAVPWTVPAVGQKYDRGVGSWALGSTVAQGRIDGLFAYDGADGSVRWSVPAPTREALCAITPDTEEGIGLVAHGRHEKPCATLLAVRISDGKVMWQRKIGGKGLVKDAIAVGGSTAVTAEDGTVRARSTESGEQRWQRPAPKGCLPLALDADAARTLLVEQCGKGARLLALDTRTGAQRWTRELPVESSATASVVSVTPAVVAVDEADARGTHAFLGFDDKGAPTASVALSGPEGVLSAPGAVGDGRTARPLVRDGLLITFAEQSSMVPNRVVAYSLKDGRKAWAHDSEGQTMALAAEPDGRVAFLGSDASVTVLDAATGKPATVLKPDTAELPAISIEPELLPVPGGHVVLNRINMGSEPAAFALR from the coding sequence GTGATACCTGAACGCAGAGGGCCCGCCACGGGCACCGTGGCGCTGTCGGGGGCGGCGTTCGGCGCGGCGGCGGTGTTCCTCGGGGCGGGAGTCGTCGCCGGTGAATGGCCGACGGGCTGGGCGGCGGCCGTCTGCGCCCTGGTCCTCGCCGCCGTGGGGACCACCGTCCTCGCGGCAGCGGTCCGTACGGCCGCGACGCGGGACAGCGGCGGCCCGAGCCTCGCCAAGACCGACCCCGACCCCGACACCGGACCGGCCGCCCCGGGCCGTTCCTCGTTCGTCGCCGCCGTCGTCGTCTGGGCCGTCGCCGTCCTCGCCGCCGGCGTCTGGGCGGCCACGTCCGGGGACGAGGACGAAGGGGCCGGGGGCGGGACCGCGAAGGGCGGCCCGTCGGCGTCCGCGCCCACGTCACCCTCCTCCCTCGACGCCGCCCCGGCCGTTCCGTGGACGGTCCCGGCCGTCGGCCAGAAGTACGACCGGGGCGTCGGCTCCTGGGCCCTCGGCTCCACCGTCGCCCAGGGCCGGATCGACGGACTCTTCGCGTACGACGGCGCTGACGGCTCCGTCCGGTGGAGCGTGCCCGCACCCACCCGCGAGGCCCTGTGCGCGATCACCCCGGACACCGAGGAGGGCATCGGGCTCGTCGCGCACGGCCGGCACGAGAAGCCCTGCGCGACCCTGCTCGCCGTCCGGATCTCCGACGGCAAGGTCATGTGGCAGCGGAAGATCGGCGGAAAGGGCCTCGTCAAGGACGCGATCGCCGTCGGCGGCAGCACCGCCGTCACCGCCGAGGACGGAACCGTACGGGCCCGTTCCACCGAGTCCGGCGAGCAGCGCTGGCAGCGGCCGGCGCCCAAGGGGTGCCTGCCCCTGGCGCTCGACGCCGACGCCGCCCGTACCCTCCTCGTCGAGCAGTGCGGCAAGGGCGCGCGGCTCCTCGCCCTCGACACCCGTACCGGCGCCCAGCGGTGGACCCGGGAGCTGCCCGTCGAGTCGTCGGCCACGGCGTCGGTGGTCTCCGTCACCCCGGCGGTCGTCGCGGTCGACGAGGCGGACGCCCGCGGCACCCACGCCTTCCTGGGCTTCGACGACAAAGGAGCCCCGACCGCGTCCGTAGCGCTCTCCGGGCCGGAGGGCGTCCTCTCCGCTCCCGGAGCCGTCGGCGACGGCCGCACCGCCAGGCCCCTCGTGCGCGACGGCCTCCTGATCACCTTCGCCGAACAGAGCTCGATGGTGCCGAACCGAGTTGTCGCGTACTCGCTGAAGGACGGCCGGAAGGCCTGGGCGCACGACAGCGAGGGCCAGACGATGGCACTCGCCGCCGAGCCCGACGGCCGCGTCGCCTTCCTCGGGTCCGACGCGTCGGTCACCGTCCTCGACGCCGCCACGGGCAAGCCGGCCACGGTCCTGAAGCCCGACACGGCCGAGCTCCCGGCGATCTCCATCGAGCCGGAACTGCTCCCCGTCCCCGGCGGCCACGTCGTCCTCAACCGGATCAACATGGGCTCCGAACCGGCGGCCTTCGCCCTGCGCTGA
- the fabF gene encoding beta-ketoacyl-ACP synthase II, with protein sequence MSSTNRTVVVTGIGATTPLGGDSATTWEGLLAGRSGVKPLEGERFAELPVQIAAAAAVDPGDVLPRPLARKLDRSAQFAVIAAREAWADAGYTAPAGEDEKIVPERLGSVIASGIGGVTTLLDQYDVLKEKGVRRVSPHTVPMLMPNSPSANVGLEVNARAGVHTPVSACASGAEAIGYAVEMIRTGRADVVIAGGTEAAIHPLPIAAFANMMAMSKNNEEPTKASRPYDTGRDGFVLGEGAGVVILESEEHAKARGARIYCEVLGQGLSADSHHIAQPEPTGRGIAAAMQNLLDSTDLKPSEVVHLNAHATSTPQGDVAEIKALRKVLGDDLDHVAISATKSMTGHLLGGAGGIETVATVLALHNRLAPPTINVDELDPEVDADIVRGEPRALPQGTIAAINNSFGFGGHNVVLAFRTV encoded by the coding sequence GTGAGCTCGACCAATCGCACCGTGGTCGTCACCGGTATCGGCGCAACCACACCGCTGGGTGGCGACTCCGCAACGACCTGGGAAGGTCTGCTTGCGGGACGCTCCGGCGTCAAGCCCCTGGAGGGCGAGCGCTTCGCGGAGCTGCCCGTCCAGATCGCCGCGGCCGCCGCCGTCGACCCCGGTGACGTCCTGCCCCGCCCGCTCGCCCGCAAGCTGGACCGCTCGGCGCAGTTCGCCGTGATCGCGGCCCGCGAGGCCTGGGCCGACGCGGGCTACACCGCCCCCGCCGGCGAGGACGAGAAGATCGTGCCCGAGCGGCTCGGTTCCGTCATCGCCTCCGGCATCGGCGGTGTCACCACGCTGCTCGACCAGTACGACGTGCTGAAGGAGAAGGGCGTACGCCGCGTCTCCCCGCACACCGTGCCCATGCTCATGCCGAACAGCCCCTCCGCCAACGTCGGTCTGGAGGTGAACGCCCGCGCGGGTGTCCACACCCCGGTCTCCGCGTGCGCGTCGGGTGCCGAGGCGATCGGCTACGCCGTCGAGATGATCCGCACCGGCCGGGCCGACGTGGTCATCGCCGGCGGTACCGAGGCCGCGATCCACCCGCTGCCGATCGCCGCCTTCGCCAACATGATGGCGATGTCCAAGAACAACGAGGAGCCGACGAAGGCCTCGCGTCCGTACGACACCGGCCGGGACGGCTTCGTCCTCGGCGAGGGCGCGGGCGTCGTGATCCTGGAGTCCGAGGAGCACGCGAAGGCGCGCGGCGCGCGCATCTACTGCGAGGTCCTCGGCCAGGGCCTGTCGGCCGACAGCCACCACATCGCGCAGCCCGAGCCGACCGGCCGGGGCATCGCCGCCGCGATGCAGAACCTGCTCGACTCGACGGACCTCAAGCCGTCCGAGGTCGTCCACCTCAACGCGCACGCCACGTCGACGCCGCAGGGTGACGTCGCCGAGATCAAGGCGCTGCGGAAGGTCCTGGGCGACGACCTCGACCACGTCGCGATCTCCGCGACGAAGTCGATGACCGGTCACCTCCTGGGCGGCGCCGGCGGCATCGAGACCGTCGCGACGGTCCTGGCGCTCCACAACCGCCTGGCCCCGCCGACGATCAACGTCGACGAGCTGGACCCCGAGGTCGACGCGGACATCGTCCGCGGCGAGCCCCGCGCGCTCCCCCAGGGCACGATCGCCGCGATCAACAACAGCTTCGGCTTCGGCGGCCACAACGTGGTCCTGGCGTTCCGCACGGTCTGA